In Coleofasciculus sp. FACHB-T130, a single window of DNA contains:
- a CDS encoding ester cyclase, with product MKSPKEVLHDWVAAYNARDPYALIELYHDDAINHQVAFGAPLQGRKVLLESFITFFNAFPDNYTHPENIFEDGEWVIIEWSGGGTFLGELGGNPPTGKSFTLRGCGFFQVIDGKIRFQRGYIDKYTWFTQIGLPVS from the coding sequence ATGAAATCGCCCAAAGAAGTTCTACACGACTGGGTTGCTGCCTATAACGCTCGCGATCCTTACGCACTCATCGAGCTTTATCACGATGATGCCATCAACCATCAAGTTGCTTTTGGTGCCCCACTTCAAGGGCGCAAGGTACTGCTTGAGAGTTTCATCACCTTCTTCAATGCCTTTCCAGACAACTACACGCATCCTGAAAATATCTTCGAGGATGGTGAGTGGGTCATCATTGAGTGGAGCGGTGGCGGTACATTCTTGGGTGAGCTTGGCGGCAACCCACCAACCGGCAAGAGTTTTACACTACGCGGGTGTGGCTTCTTTCAGGTCATTGATGGCAAAATTCGTTTCCAGCGTGGCTACATAGACAAGTACACTTGGTTCACGCAAATTGGTTTACCAGTCTCATAG